The nucleotide sequence GTAGATGGCGACTTTTTTGTCATAGAAGTAGGGGTTGGCGTCGAGCATGAGGTCGAGCAGGCGGCCCCGTTCTTCGTCGATAAGCGGGTCAACTTCGCCGCCGTTGAGGCTGGCCATGGCCATGATAAAGGCATCGGTGTCGGCCAGGCCCATGGGCAGCGGCAGCAGGGTAAAGTCCACACCGCAGCGGCGCTTGAGCTGGGCGGCTGGTTCCGCGCTGGTCAGGCGGCCAAGCGCCAGAACCTTGCGGCACGAGCCCAGAGCGCGGATCTCGTCAATGGTGGTTCCGCCTTCGGGGTACATCTTGTATTCGCCGGTCATGGGGGCGTCCATGACGTTGCTGCAGTCGGGGAACATGATGGACTTGAGCTTCATGAGCGACACAAGGTGCTTGTACTCGCGGATGTCGCCGGGGTTCACAAAGCCGGGGAACACCGCAACGGTTTCGGTGGCCTTGCCCTTGACGGCAAGGTAGTTGATGAAACCGGCCATCATGTTGCCAAAGCCCGTCACGTGCGAGCCGACGTAGCTCGGCGTGTTGCAGTGCACCACGATCTTGTCGTCGGGAATTTCCATGTCGTCGATGTAGGTCTTGAGGTCATCGCCGATGGTTTCCGAGAGACAGGTCGTGTGTACCGCGATGATGTCGGGGTTGTAGACCTCAAAAACGGTCTTGACGCCCTGACGGATGTTGGGGCCGCCGCCGAATACGCACGCGCCTTCGGTAAAGGAGCTGGTGCAGGCGATGGCGGGTTCCTTGAAGTGACGCGTAAGGTAGGTGCGGTGATACGAAACGCAACCCTGCGATCCGTGGCTGTACGGCATGCAGTTGTGCACGCCCAGCGCGGCAAACAGTGCGCCCACCGGCTGACAGGTCTTGCACGGGTTGATAAGAACGCCCGATCTGTTCACATGTGTCTTTGGGGTGAGGTCAAGCATACTATTCTCCCACAGTTCCTTGCAGGGTGGCGCGGTTTTTCCAGGGCGGGGTTACCATGTGCCATGCGGGGGTAAAGTACCCCATGCAGAGGTCGTAACCGAATTTTGCCGCACCCTTGAAACCCGCGTAAGGCCCGCTGTAATCGTAGCTGTGCAGCTGCCGGGAGAGGGTCCCTGCCTTCTGCAGCGCGTACTTGTCCTTGATGCCGGAGAAGAACATGTCGGGCTTGAGAATTTCCATAAATTTTTCAGCTTCGTACATGTTGAGGTCGTCAACCACGTAGGTGCCCTCATCCATGTCGCGCATCATGCCGTGGTACTTTTCAAGCGGGATCTCGGCGGCCAGCTTGTCGTACTGTTCCTGGGTAAGGTAGGCGTGATACTTTTTGTCGTCCTTTTCCACGGTGATGTGTTCGATGTTTTTGCTGTCCGCGTCATCCTTGATGTTGGGGATGACTTCGCGCCCTTCGTAGTCGTCGCGGTGGCCAAATTCGTAACCGGCCAGCACGGTCTTGATGCCCAGGTCCTGCAGCAGGCCCTGATAGTGGTGCGAGCGGCTGCCGCCCACAAAGAGGGCCGCGGTCTTGCCGTTGAGGCGGGCCTTGTACGAGGCCACCTGGTCCTGCACTTCGGCCAGTTCTTCGGCGATAACCTGCTCGGTACGCTGCGCAAGCTCCGGATCGCCAAAGTAGGCGGCCATGTTGCGCAGGCTTTCAATGGTTCCTTCCAGACCGATAAAGTTGACCTTCAGCCAGTCCACGCCGTACTTGGTCTTCATCATTTCGGCGATGTAGTTGATGGAGCGGTGGCACTGCACAAGGTTGAGATTGGCCTTGTGCGAGCTGGCTATGCGTTCCACTTCGCCGTCGCCGGTGAAAACCGAAACCACTTCGTAGCCGATTTTTCTCAGGATGCGCTCCTGCTCCCAACCGTCGCCGCCGATGTTGTATTCGCCAAGGATGTTGACGGAATACTTGGTGGCGGGCTCGTAGCTGCCGGTGCCGATAACGCGCTTCATCAGGCCGTTGTTGGCGATGTGGTGACCAGCCGACTGGCTTACGCCCTTGTATCCTTCGCAGCTGTACGCCACGCAACGGATGCCGTATTCCTTTTCAGCTTCTGCGGCCACGGCCTGAATGTCGTCGCCGATCAGGCCCACGGGGCAGGTGGCGGCGATCATGATGGTCTTGGGGTGCATGAGCTCCATGATCTCGTCGATGGCCTTCTTGAGCTTTTTGGTGCCGCCAAAGACGATGTCCGGTTCCTGCATGTCCGTACTAAAGCAGTACTGGATGTAGTTTGGGGTATCGCCCTCTGCCTTGGCCTTGTTGCGGCGCGTGCCCCAGCTGTAGAAGCCGCAGCCCACAGGGCCGTGGGTAATCAGGACCATATCCTTGATGGGGCCGAGCACAACGCCCTTGCAGCCCGCGTAACAGCAGCCCCGGTTGGTCATGATGCCGGGAATGGCACGCGTGTTGGCTATAATCATCTGGTCTTCCGCAGGATTGACCTTGAGCATGTGCTCCTTGCGGTTTTTGAAGACCTTGGCGTTGTAGCGCTCAAGCACTACTGCGTTGGCGTCAATACTCATACATACCTTCCTTATGCGTCAGCGCGCTCGCCAGTGCGAACCACATAGGATTCTTCCACCGGCATCACAAAGATCTTTCCATCGCCGGGGTGGCCGGTGCTGTTGGCCTCTATGATGGCCTTAACAACTGACTCGACCTTTTCATCGGGAACGCAGATATTGAACAACCGTTTGGGAATCAGCCTGCCCACTTCGGTCAGCGACTCGCCCGCCGGAGTGCGCGGCAGCTCGCCGCTTTCCATAACCATGCGCAACGTGGCGGGATCAATACCCTTTTTTCCGCGTCCCAGGCACTTTGTGCATGAGAATGAGGGACATCCGGCTTTGGACAGGGCATTTTTGGTAGCTGCCACCATGTTGGCTCGAACCATTGCAACTATTTCCTGCATGGGAGCCTCCTACAGGCCGGACTTGCCGCTGCTGATGGTCCAGGCCTCGCTGACGCTTGAAACAAAGATTCTGCCATCGCCAAAGTGTCCGTCGCCGGTTTTGGCCACTCGCAGGATAACGCGGATGGCGTCGTCCTTGTCTTCATCGCTGACCACAAGCATGAGCATCTGCTTGGGAATTTCGTCGTACTGGATGTCGCCCACCATGATGCCCTTCTGCTTGCCGCGGCCCACCACGTCGAGCTTGGTAACGGCGGGGAAGCCCGCTGACAGCAGCTCGGAGAGAACCTCGGTGGTCTTTTCAGGCCGAATAATCGTGCGAATCATCTGCATAGCTGTTCTCCGTATTGTGCTGTTGATTTAGGCGTCCATCAGGCCGTGTTCCATGAGCAGCTCTTCGAGCCGTTCCTGGGAGAGGGGCTTGGGAATGATAAACATGTCGTTGCCGTCGATCTTCTGGGCCAGGGAGCGGTATTCATCGGCCTGTCCGCAGGTGGGGTCGAATTCGATAACGGTCTGCTTGTTGATTTCGGCGCGCTGCACCATGTTGTCGCGCGGCACAAAGTGAATCATCTGGGTGCCGATTTCCTTGGCGACGGCAGAGACGAGCTCGGCTTCGCCATCAACCTTGCGGCTGTTGCAGATGATGCCGCCAAGGCGCACGCCGCCGGTATTGGCGTACTTTTTAATACCCTTGCAGATGTTGTTGGCGGCGTAGAGGGCCATCATTTCGCCCGAAGCCACGATGTAGATTTCCCGGGCCTTGCCTTCACGGATAGGCATGGCAAAACCGCCGCACACAACGTCGCCCAGAACGTCGTAGAACACGTAGTCGAGGTCTTCGGTGTACGCGCCCAGGCGTTCCAGCAGATTGATGGAGGTGATGATGCCTCGGCCAGCGCAGCCGACGCCAGGTTCGGGGCCGCCGGATTCCACGCAGCGGATGCCCTTGAAGCCGTTTTTGAGCACCAGATCCAGTTCGATGTCTTCACCCTCTTCGCGCAGGGTATCGAGCACGCTCTGCTGGGCAAGGCCGCCCAAGATAAGACGGGTGGAGTCCGCCTTGGGGTCGCAGCCGACGATCATGATCTTCTTGCCAATTTCGCCAAGGCCAGCGTTAAGGTTCTGTGTGGTTGTGGACTTGCCGATACCGCCCTTGCCGTAAATTGCTACCTGACGCATGAGAATCCCTCTGGGTTTGATGTTCCCGCGCTCGTTGCGCTTGTCCCTCTTTGTGCAGAAAGCGTGCCGTATGATTAATATACTTATTTTATTGAATAATTTTATAATTTGCCTGTACAATCAATACAAAAATGTAAAAACAGCCATGCAGAAGAAAAATGGCGCTATCAACGTAGTGCAGTAAAATTATTAATCAAATTTCTGCGGCCATTTTTTCGGCCCTTGCGACAATACAAATTTGTCTGAAACTGCCCGTCGTCACTGGGCCAAAACGACAATCGAGCGCATGACCGCAGCTGTGGGGCCGCGCCCACGCTGCCTGCCGTTGCGCTTTTAATCCGCGTAAGCGGCATATGCACAAGCGACACAACAACGCGCAGGCTTGCCCCGCAGACGGTAAACCCCGCCATGCGGCAGGGCAGGGCGGGGCTGGGGCATGCGTGAGTCAGCACTTTGCACTGGCTGTCAGGCAGGCTTGGGCAAGGCACGCGGCATTGCGCCGGTCGGGCGGCGCTGGGAGGGGATTTTGTGTATGTGTGGTCTTAGATGAGCGAGGCGCGGGGAATTTGAGCTAAAATTGTACCAATATACAGAAAAATCTGTTGCGCACGCAAAGCGTGAGTGGATAGTAAAAAAATTAGATATTACAGCTGGTAAACAAATTTGTCAGCCAGGCAGCGGGCCATATTGCAGGTAAAGCTGGCGGCAATGGTTGCGCATGGGGCGGGACGGGCGGATGCAGCTGCAGAAAATCTCGGCAAACGAGTGTCAGCAGCCAAAACCTTCAGCAAATATGCCAGATTAGCATTTCAAGGCTGTAGCTGGTGCGCTCAATATATTGTCCGTCAGCGTTGCGAAAGGCTTCAACGTGCGCGGCCAGATGGGCCATATCCGGCTGTGCGCCCCGTGCAAGCAGGTTTGCCGCGCAGGCCTTGAGCAGATGCTCGCGGCTGTGCGGCACAATCCACTGTCCGTCCACAGGCAGTGCCGTGTGCGCAATGCGGCGGGCCTGCAGCCATGCGCGCATGGGTGGGGCATCGGCAAATTGGGGCGGGCTGACGGCATAGCGCACATACAGGTCGGCCATTACATCCGAGGGTTTGCGCTCGGTAAAGCCGATAAAGACCACCTGCTCAAGGGCACAGGCGTGCAGCTTTTCGCGGGCGGCATCGTCGGTAAGGGCTGGGGTCATGGAGGCGAAAACAATCTGGTACCGCTGGTCATCCGCAAAGTTTTGCCAGTCTGAAACAACGGGCCTGATGTTGTCGAGGCCCTGCGCTGCGGCGTCCTGCATGAGGATGCGCAGCATTTCGTCCGAAATATCCACCGCAGTTACCGATGCCGCCTCCTGCGCAAGGCGGATGGTGTACATGCCGCTGCCGCTGCCCACGTCGAGCACTGTTTTGCCGCAAAAATCCACGCCGTTTTCACGGGCAAGGCGCAGCATGCGGGCCTCGTAGTTGTCGTCTCCCGCTTCATAACGGGGAAATGACGCCGCCCGGCAGTTCCAGAAGTCTCTGGTGGCGTATTTGCTATTGTCGTTTGTCATATGAAATTCCTGGGTGCAGGCGGCAGAGCGCCTGCACCCGTTGGGCTGTAAGCAGATGTCGTTGCGTCTAGCGCGCCTCAAGCCGCTGACGCAAAATGCTGACCGGGTGCAGGCTGAACTTGCCAGAGCCGTGCGTAATCTGCACGCGGCAGGTTCCGCACTCAGACACAGCCGCCTGAGCGCCGCTTTCGCGCACTTTGGCAAACAGTTCTGCGCCCACGGTCTGGGCGATGTCGTACTTTTCCTTTTTAAAACCATAGCTGCCGGAGATGCCGCAGCAGCCGGCGTCGGCGTTTTCCACAGTTACGCCGTCGAGGCGACGCAGCAGCTCAAGGCCCGGCAGGCCGTTGCCCTGCGCCCGCAGGTGGCAGGGAGCATGGTAGATGAGCTTGAGGTCGGGCAGGTTTGTATGCTTGCCGTCAACAGCCAGCGAAAGGTCGCCGCTGTCCACGGCATCCAGCAGAAATTCCTGCGCGTCGGCCAGGCTGCACGCGCCGTACTTTTCCGCCACATCGGGGAAGTACTCCGGCAGGTCAACGCGGAACATCAGCGCGCAGCTTGGGCAACCCGTCACCACCGGCAGACCGGCGTCGCGCCATTGGCCAAGGGCTTTGAGGTTGTGCTCCGCATTGGCGCGGGCATGCTGCCAAAAGCCGTTGGCCACCATGGGCAGGCCGCAACACACAAGCTCATCGGGCACAATAACCTTGTATCCCGCACGGTTTATGGCCCACACCATATCAAGTCCGGTGCGGGGGTCGTACACGTCCACATAGCAGCCGGGGTAAAAAATCACGCTGCGTTTGTGGTCGGGCTGGTGCACATGGCGCATGAGCTGGCGGAAGGTCTGCGGCGCAAATGCTGGCAGGGGGGCGCGTTTGTCGATGCCCAGAGCGTCCAGCACCGAACGCGTGACAGGGTTGAGCATGCCAAAGTTCTTGAGCGCTGCCGGGATAAGCCGCAGCCATTTGGCCATGAGCTCGCCGTGGCCAAGCACCCAGTCGCGCAGGCCGGGAGAGTGCGTTTTGAACTGGTCTGCCCGGGCCATCATGTTGAGGCTCGACACCGGCACGCCATGGGGGCAGGAGATGTCGCAGTTTTTGCAGTTGGCGCAGTAGTGCAGCGAGGGGTCTTCGGTCAGCCCCAGCAGACGAAAGCGCTCGTAGGCAGGGCCTATCATGCGCGGGCCCAGAAACTTGGGGGTGGCCTCCGCCACGGGGCAGTGCACCACGCAGGTGGTGCAGGCTATGCATTTGTCAGGATTAATGCGCACGCTCATTGGTTTTCCCCGGCTCCGGCCGCTGCGGCGGCCATGCGGCCCGCCTGCCAGCCCGTGGCTATGGCAACGCCGTGACCGCTTTTTTCTGTTGCATAATCGTAGCCGCCAAGGCTGCGCCCGGCAAAAAAAACGTTTTGCCAGCGCACGGCTGCCGCTGCGTCCACGGGCCGCATTTCGCGGTCAACCCGGACGCCCATGTGTGAAAACAGATGGCTGCCGAATATCTCGGGCTCTGACCACTGCGCCACATCCTGCGGAACGGTAATGTCGATGCCAAATACGGAATCCCAGCATTTACCGGGCTCAAGGGTCATGCCGCCGCCAAGGATGCCGCCGGTGGCCGCCACAAAGGCTCGGGCGGCGTGGCGGCGCAGCTGGCCGGACGCCTCGGCCACCAGCGCGGTGCAGGACTTGCCGCTGATTTCGGCCCGCAGAACTGTGGTGTTTTCCACCATTTCAAAGTTGTGCTTGTGCAGGGCGTGCAGCAGGGCGTCGCGCAGGCGCAGCCCGCCCACCCCCGGAGGAATGGACAGCATCTCCACCACCGGGCAGCCCGCTGCGGCATTGATGGCCTGCCATGTTTCGGGGTTGGCCTTGCTGCCGCACAGGGGCGGTATAAGGATAAGGTCGTACTTGCCGGCATGCGGGGCCAGAGCGTCCAGCAGCCACTGGCGGCTTTGCGGCTTGTCCGCAAGGCGGGCGAGGTCGAGGGCTGTTATGGCGCGGTGCGTCTCGCCAAAGGGCGAAGGCAGGAGCCCCTGGCTGAATTCCCTGTCGGTCCAGCTTTTGTAGCGTTTGAGCTGGCTGACCACCAGCGCCGTGCGGCAATCGCGCAGACCCTGCACGCTGAGCACCAGCACCCGTTTGGCGCTGGTCAGGGCCTGGGCGTCCAGGCTGGCGGGCAGCAGATAGGAAGGTTTGAGCGTGCCCATGATGGTGGGCAGCTGGGTATTGCGCGGCGCGCCGGATTGCGCAAGCGCAGGGCGCATGGGCCAGTGCTGGCGCTCCATCACGTCAGCAAAAAACTGAAAGGCCGAGCGGACGCTTTCTGTCCCCAGCAGCCGGTAGGGATGGTCTTCGGGCAGCAGGGCAAGGCTCTGCCAGGGGTCGGCGGCAAGCCTGCCGTCGGCGTAGCCAAGAAAGTCCACCGAGCCGCCGCTGATAGCCAGCGAACCCATGCCCGTTGTGAGCAGCTGCACGCTGCGGCCCTGTTCGGCTGCGGTAAGGGCGGCCATGAGGCCCGCCATGCCGGAGCCGACCACCAGTACGTCAACAATCCTGCTCATGGGCGGCTCCATCAAGATTGAGTGTTCCCGCGTATACGGCGCGGCCAAGTTCCATTTCACGCGCCTGCATGCCCCACAGGGCGGGGCGCAGGCCGCCCCAGCGCTCCTGCAGGAAGCGCCGCACGTTGTCGGTGGCAGAAAATTCGAGGGTAACGCCGTGCTCCGACAGCGCCGCCACCGTGCGCAGCGAGCAGAACGTGCCCTGGCAGGTGCCCATGCCCAGACGCGTGCGCAGGCGAATGTCGGTAAGCGAGTGGGTGGAGGGGTCGTTGGCCACGCATTCTATTTCGGCCAGGCTGACCATCTCGCATTCGCAGAGCAGGGGGTTGCTGTCGGCTTTTTCCGCGTGTTCCAGCACCGGGGTGAGGTCGTCGCCCATGCGGTCGGCCATAAGCTTGATGCCCTGCACGGGAAAGTACTTGGCGGCGCGGGAAAGCGTGGCTTCGTCCGGGTCGGGCACGATGGCCTCCTGCGCGGTGCGGCAGGATGCGGTAACGCCAAGTTTGGCGCAAACCTTGTCTGCGGTGCGTTCGCCCATGAGGCGGTATGTGGTCAGCTTGCCGCCGAAAATGGAAACCATGCCGTCAAGGCCCTGCTCGGCGTGGTCCATAACATGGAAATTGCGGCTGGCCTTGCGCCCGGCGGCATTGCCCGGCGTGTAGAGGGGGCGTGTGCCCGCAAAAGCGCGCAGAATGCGGTATTCTTTCACTCTGGGGAACAGCGGTTCGCCAATTTTGAGCAGGCGCAGCACTTCCTCGCTGGTGGGGGTGGTGTCGTCGGGTCTGTCGGTGGGCGTGGATGTTGTGCCAAGGATGGTAATGGAACCGTGCGGCACAAAAATATCGCCGTCAGAGCCAGGGTGCAGGCGGTTGACCACGCGCGAGGTAAACCGGTGGTTAAAGACCACAAGCGTACCACGGTCAGGCGAAACAGCCACATCCAGCCCGGCCAGCGCCGCGATGCGGCCCGACCACGAACCGGCGGCGTTGACGATGACAGAGCAGGCAATTTCCACGCTTTCGCCCGTTTGGCGGTTGACGGCGGTAACACCGCAAACCTTGCCGTTTTTTTGGCGAATGCCTGTCACCTCGTGATAGGTGAGCATGCGCCCGCCGTAGCGCCGGGCCGACATGGCGTTGTGCAGCACCAGGCGAAAGCCGTCAACGCACGAATCGGGCACGCGAAAAACGCGGCTGATCTCTGGCGACATGTTGGGCTCAAGGCGCAGGGCCTCTTTAACGTCTATCTCGGGCGCGTCGATGCCAGCGCGGCCGCAGGCCTCAACCCAGCGATCCACATAGGCGGGGTCGTCCTCGGGCGTCAGGGCAAAAAAACCCTCGGTTTCTTCCACGCACTGCCTGCCGATACGCCGCACGATCATGTTTTCTTCAATGCACTCGCGCGCTGATTCGTTATCGTTTACAGCATAGCGGCCGCCGCTGTGCAGCAGACCGTGAAAGCGTGAGCTTGTGCCGTGGGCAAGGCCGCCCTGTTCGAGCAATATGGCAGAAACGCCGCGCATGCAGAGATCGCGCAGTGTTCCTATGCCTGTTGCGCCGCCGCCGATGACGACAACAGTAGTTTCAAGCATGGTTTCTCCAGTGGAGCAAATTGTCCTAACCGTCCTGCGGCAAGCAGACGCTGCAAGATGCCGCGCCCCTGTGCCGCCGTATGATCACGGCGCAACTGCGCGACAAAACTGAAGTGCCAGACCGATTGAGTGGTTGCAGCGGTTTTGCCCAGGAAGGTTGTTAATGCCGTATGGTTATCAATTTGCTGTGTTGCGTCAAGATTGAACACGGGGCAATGTTGTTCGCGCCCTTGCCATAGGCGTCAATGCCGCATAATAAATGCAAAAAACTCAAGGATTGCAGATATGGACTGGTCACAAAAACGCTGCGTTGTGCTCGATATGGACGGCACCGTTTATCTCGGTCATATCCCCATCGCCGGAGCGGTGCGTTTTATTCAGCAGCACTGGGGCAGACTCGATTTTTATTTTTTGAGCAACAATACTTCCAAATCTCCCCTGACCTATGTGGACAAGCTCAATGGAATGGGCATCGCCGCGCGCGAAGATCTGCTGCTTTCACCCGTGACGCCGCTGGTGGATTTTTTGCGGTCCAGGGGCATCTTGCGCGTGTTTCCGGTGGGCAATGCCGACTTTCAGCACGACCTGCAAAGGCGCATGCCCGAGGTGCAACTGGTGGAACAGGGTGCGCAGGCCGTTGTGCTGGCCTACGATACAGAGCTTACCTACCACAAGCTTGCCCGGTCGGCCCTGCTGTTGCAGGACAGCTCCGTGCTTTTTCTTGCCACGCATCCCGACCTTGTGTGCCCCTCGCCCGAAGGCCCGCTGCCCGACGTTGGCAGTTTTATCAGCCTGTACGCAACCGCCACGGGCAGAAAGCCCCAACATATTTTTGGCAAGCCCGACCCCGCCGTGCTCGCGCCCTTGCTGGCGCGCTACCGCAAGGAAGAAATGGTCATGGTGGGCGACCGCCTGAGCACAGACATGCAACTGGCCCGCAATGCGGGCATAGATTCCATACTGGTGCTCAGCGGCGAGGCCACGCGCGCTGATCTGGCGCGTGAGGAGCACCAGCCAACCCTGGTGCTCGAAGACCTTGGCCACGCCGACATGGACCGGGCATAGCCCCGCACAGACATTTGCCACCTAAAAAACCCGCCGGGGCTTGTGCCTTCGGCGGGTTTTTTAGGTGGGGCTCAGCCCCGCAGGTTGCGCTATAAGGCTAGTAGGCCACGGCTGCGCCGTCGCCCCTCGGGTCAGTGCCGCCCTGGCGCACGCCGGTGGCCTGATCCACAAGGATGGCGCCAGCATGGCCCATGGTGTCGGTGTAATTTTCAATCAAACGCACGGGATGCGGCAATGGCCTCTTGCGGGGTCATGCCAAAGTCGACCACGCGGGTAACAATGGCGGCCTGGGTTTGGGGTTGGCCCTCGCCGCCCATAGTGCCGTACACAAGGTAGGGCTTGCCGTTTTTGACCTTGCTGGCGGTCACATCATCCTGACGGATGCTGGAATCCACACTTTTGGGGATTGCGCTAATGGCGGGGCCATAAAAAAGCCCCTGCCTTGGGTAAAGGCAGGGGCTTGATGCGTCAGGGGGCTGCTGCTAGTTGCCGCCCATAAGCCAGTTCATGGGAACAAGCGAGAGCTTGGGGAAGAACAGCAGCAGGAAGAGCATGATGGTTTCCACCAAAACAAATGGTAGCAGTTTGACAACCAGGTCGGCAAACTTGATGTGTCCGATGCCGCACACCACGTACAGCACCGTGCCCACCGGGGGCGTGATAACGCCGATGCCGAGGTTAAGCACAAACAGCAGGCCGAA is from Desulfovibrio desulfuricans and encodes:
- a CDS encoding gamma-glutamyltransferase — protein: MDSSIRQDDVTASKVKNGKPYLVYGTMGGEGQPQTQAAIVTRVVDFGMTPQEAIAASRAFD
- the nifD gene encoding nitrogenase molybdenum-iron protein alpha chain, which gives rise to MSIDANAVVLERYNAKVFKNRKEHMLKVNPAEDQMIIANTRAIPGIMTNRGCCYAGCKGVVLGPIKDMVLITHGPVGCGFYSWGTRRNKAKAEGDTPNYIQYCFSTDMQEPDIVFGGTKKLKKAIDEIMELMHPKTIMIAATCPVGLIGDDIQAVAAEAEKEYGIRCVAYSCEGYKGVSQSAGHHIANNGLMKRVIGTGSYEPATKYSVNILGEYNIGGDGWEQERILRKIGYEVVSVFTGDGEVERIASSHKANLNLVQCHRSINYIAEMMKTKYGVDWLKVNFIGLEGTIESLRNMAAYFGDPELAQRTEQVIAEELAEVQDQVASYKARLNGKTAALFVGGSRSHHYQGLLQDLGIKTVLAGYEFGHRDDYEGREVIPNIKDDADSKNIEHITVEKDDKKYHAYLTQEQYDKLAAEIPLEKYHGMMRDMDEGTYVVDDLNMYEAEKFMEILKPDMFFSGIKDKYALQKAGTLSRQLHSYDYSGPYAGFKGAAKFGYDLCMGYFTPAWHMVTPPWKNRATLQGTVGE
- the nifH gene encoding nitrogenase iron protein; translated protein: MRQVAIYGKGGIGKSTTTQNLNAGLGEIGKKIMIVGCDPKADSTRLILGGLAQQSVLDTLREEGEDIELDLVLKNGFKGIRCVESGGPEPGVGCAGRGIITSINLLERLGAYTEDLDYVFYDVLGDVVCGGFAMPIREGKAREIYIVASGEMMALYAANNICKGIKKYANTGGVRLGGIICNSRKVDGEAELVSAVAKEIGTQMIHFVPRDNMVQRAEINKQTVIEFDPTCGQADEYRSLAQKIDGNDMFIIPKPLSQERLEELLMEHGLMDA
- a CDS encoding P-II family nitrogen regulator: MQMIRTIIRPEKTTEVLSELLSAGFPAVTKLDVVGRGKQKGIMVGDIQYDEIPKQMLMLVVSDEDKDDAIRVILRVAKTGDGHFGDGRIFVSSVSEAWTISSGKSGL
- a CDS encoding class I SAM-dependent methyltransferase, whose protein sequence is MTNDNSKYATRDFWNCRAASFPRYEAGDDNYEARMLRLARENGVDFCGKTVLDVGSGSGMYTIRLAQEAASVTAVDISDEMLRILMQDAAAQGLDNIRPVVSDWQNFADDQRYQIVFASMTPALTDDAAREKLHACALEQVVFIGFTERKPSDVMADLYVRYAVSPPQFADAPPMRAWLQARRIAHTALPVDGQWIVPHSREHLLKACAANLLARGAQPDMAHLAAHVEAFRNADGQYIERTSYSLEMLIWHIC
- a CDS encoding anaerobic glycerol-3-phosphate dehydrogenase subunit C; the encoded protein is MSVRINPDKCIACTTCVVHCPVAEATPKFLGPRMIGPAYERFRLLGLTEDPSLHYCANCKNCDISCPHGVPVSSLNMMARADQFKTHSPGLRDWVLGHGELMAKWLRLIPAALKNFGMLNPVTRSVLDALGIDKRAPLPAFAPQTFRQLMRHVHQPDHKRSVIFYPGCYVDVYDPRTGLDMVWAINRAGYKVIVPDELVCCGLPMVANGFWQHARANAEHNLKALGQWRDAGLPVVTGCPSCALMFRVDLPEYFPDVAEKYGACSLADAQEFLLDAVDSGDLSLAVDGKHTNLPDLKLIYHAPCHLRAQGNGLPGLELLRRLDGVTVENADAGCCGISGSYGFKKEKYDIAQTVGAELFAKVRESGAQAAVSECGTCRVQITHGSGKFSLHPVSILRQRLEAR
- a CDS encoding HAD-IIA family hydrolase, coding for MDWSQKRCVVLDMDGTVYLGHIPIAGAVRFIQQHWGRLDFYFLSNNTSKSPLTYVDKLNGMGIAAREDLLLSPVTPLVDFLRSRGILRVFPVGNADFQHDLQRRMPEVQLVEQGAQAVVLAYDTELTYHKLARSALLLQDSSVLFLATHPDLVCPSPEGPLPDVGSFISLYATATGRKPQHIFGKPDPAVLAPLLARYRKEEMVMVGDRLSTDMQLARNAGIDSILVLSGEATRADLAREEHQPTLVLEDLGHADMDRA
- a CDS encoding nitrogenase component 1 encodes the protein MLDLTPKTHVNRSGVLINPCKTCQPVGALFAALGVHNCMPYSHGSQGCVSYHRTYLTRHFKEPAIACTSSFTEGACVFGGGPNIRQGVKTVFEVYNPDIIAVHTTCLSETIGDDLKTYIDDMEIPDDKIVVHCNTPSYVGSHVTGFGNMMAGFINYLAVKGKATETVAVFPGFVNPGDIREYKHLVSLMKLKSIMFPDCSNVMDAPMTGEYKMYPEGGTTIDEIRALGSCRKVLALGRLTSAEPAAQLKRRCGVDFTLLPLPMGLADTDAFIMAMASLNGGEVDPLIDEERGRLLDLMLDANPYFYDKKVAIYGDPDTVLGMTRFCLELGMVPKYVLTGTPGETFVKLAKALFKEYGKEDMCQAFAAKDLFDLHQFIKDEPVDLLLGNSHGKQIAKAESIPLVRAGFPVLDRYGHASLPIVGYRGAFQLATKIADALMDEFDRNCADEDMDLIM
- the glpB gene encoding anaerobic glycerol-3-phosphate dehydrogenase subunit GlpB; translated protein: MSRIVDVLVVGSGMAGLMAALTAAEQGRSVQLLTTGMGSLAISGGSVDFLGYADGRLAADPWQSLALLPEDHPYRLLGTESVRSAFQFFADVMERQHWPMRPALAQSGAPRNTQLPTIMGTLKPSYLLPASLDAQALTSAKRVLVLSVQGLRDCRTALVVSQLKRYKSWTDREFSQGLLPSPFGETHRAITALDLARLADKPQSRQWLLDALAPHAGKYDLILIPPLCGSKANPETWQAINAAAGCPVVEMLSIPPGVGGLRLRDALLHALHKHNFEMVENTTVLRAEISGKSCTALVAEASGQLRRHAARAFVAATGGILGGGMTLEPGKCWDSVFGIDITVPQDVAQWSEPEIFGSHLFSHMGVRVDREMRPVDAAAAVRWQNVFFAGRSLGGYDYATEKSGHGVAIATGWQAGRMAAAAAGAGENQ
- the glpA gene encoding anaerobic glycerol-3-phosphate dehydrogenase subunit GlpA — its product is MLETTVVVIGGGATGIGTLRDLCMRGVSAILLEQGGLAHGTSSRFHGLLHSGGRYAVNDNESARECIEENMIVRRIGRQCVEETEGFFALTPEDDPAYVDRWVEACGRAGIDAPEIDVKEALRLEPNMSPEISRVFRVPDSCVDGFRLVLHNAMSARRYGGRMLTYHEVTGIRQKNGKVCGVTAVNRQTGESVEIACSVIVNAAGSWSGRIAALAGLDVAVSPDRGTLVVFNHRFTSRVVNRLHPGSDGDIFVPHGSITILGTTSTPTDRPDDTTPTSEEVLRLLKIGEPLFPRVKEYRILRAFAGTRPLYTPGNAAGRKASRNFHVMDHAEQGLDGMVSIFGGKLTTYRLMGERTADKVCAKLGVTASCRTAQEAIVPDPDEATLSRAAKYFPVQGIKLMADRMGDDLTPVLEHAEKADSNPLLCECEMVSLAEIECVANDPSTHSLTDIRLRTRLGMGTCQGTFCSLRTVAALSEHGVTLEFSATDNVRRFLQERWGGLRPALWGMQAREMELGRAVYAGTLNLDGAAHEQDC
- a CDS encoding P-II family nitrogen regulator, with amino-acid sequence MQEIVAMVRANMVAATKNALSKAGCPSFSCTKCLGRGKKGIDPATLRMVMESGELPRTPAGESLTEVGRLIPKRLFNICVPDEKVESVVKAIIEANSTGHPGDGKIFVMPVEESYVVRTGERADA